In Aquimarina sp. TRL1, a single window of DNA contains:
- a CDS encoding DUF6443 domain-containing protein codes for MKKQIIILITVLISLSIQAQEALSDKNYVYSIAPQFAVTIANLENSNCNTDTAESIKQITYFDGLGRPIQQIGIGQSPSHKDIVTHITYDSYGRQSKQYLPFVSTTATGAYKTVNVATDIDAYYKSNYPQDFTGTSVNAYSESVFEASPINRVIKQAAPGTAWKANSEISAMAADHTIKTDWTTNQADIPLFEVTFTAGDTEKPVLRKNGNYAPSQLLVTIIKDENWTRADGDNHTTREYKNKQGQIVLKRTYTASEAHDTYYVYDRFGNLSFVLPPKVDVSDGVSATELAELCYQYTYDYRNRLITKKIPGKGWEYIVYDNLDRPVLTQDSLLRAANRWLFTKYDVFDRVVYTGSYTAPQDQTVTQLRRLFKDKTTQQNYERKTPRVSVDQENYYSNDNFPTTGLELLTIQYYDTYQGFTNTHLVTTYGVESTTKTKSLATASKVKVLDTDAWITTITYYDDKARPIYVKTVNPYLNTIDIMEYELDFTGKVLRLKTTHTKGNNTPIVTTDVFTYDHMGRLLTQQQSIGTYTETIASNTYDELGQLIAKKVGNELQTVDYSYNVRGWLTGINDVNNLGSDLFAFGINYNRVTENASRADGLYNGNISETLWKTASDNTKRSYSYQYDDLNRITAGYANIGSYNLLGVTYDKNGNIQTLTRNGHTNAAATAFGAMDKLVYSYNGGNKLLKVTDSGNKIFGFTDGTNTEDDYTYDANGNMTRDGNKGITEIQYNHLNLPKQITLAGKGNINYIYDAAGTKLRKTVTEGGSLTTTDYAGNYIYKNGRLTFFNHPEGYVEPDGNNGYDYTYQYKDHLGNIRLSYAGVKTYIQDVFDQGSSDWTGGALEVVDQKLHIDVKNMYSGTHKRIYGDFTKGQQLTLSFNLTMANEADKMRILIQELDGNSVSLGWKSLGDVGSGTHNKTYTIRNEGVASILVKIGLSEANTEVSTVELDDIRLSDRSENGIVIKEEKHYYPFGLEHRGYNPLITGRKHSYGYNGKEEENELDFKTLDYGARFYDPATGRWFTPDALAEKYYSTSPYTYALDNPIIYIDPDGNQVEMCCEELQGFLAGMVDNTFGTNLRSRGNTQAFRNGVNTANGTSAAISVILLVDGTANAAAGTAGLVASGAATVATAGSGSIATGPAAAASGTLLAKGLTEIGIGTIMANNVKNNMEADANSSSSSSNRPSRNKPKQEGKPNSSEIQARDSDGNVTKYSTYDENGKLVKEYRGTGKDHGDIPRPNVKEPSYNINPKTGEKFQNGYKVRKATSNEIPGYNGE; via the coding sequence ATGAAAAAACAGATTATAATTTTAATAACAGTACTGATTAGCTTGAGTATTCAGGCACAGGAAGCACTCTCTGATAAGAACTATGTTTATAGTATTGCCCCTCAGTTTGCAGTGACAATTGCAAATCTGGAAAACAGCAATTGTAATACGGACACAGCCGAATCCATTAAACAGATTACCTATTTTGATGGTTTAGGGCGTCCGATTCAGCAAATCGGGATCGGGCAATCTCCCAGTCATAAGGATATTGTAACACATATTACCTATGACAGCTATGGAAGACAGAGCAAACAGTATTTACCCTTTGTATCCACTACTGCTACCGGAGCCTATAAAACGGTGAATGTGGCTACAGATATTGATGCATATTATAAAAGTAACTACCCGCAGGATTTTACAGGCACTAGTGTTAATGCTTATTCAGAAAGTGTTTTTGAAGCCTCTCCTATAAACCGGGTGATCAAACAGGCAGCTCCGGGAACAGCCTGGAAAGCTAACAGTGAGATCAGTGCCATGGCAGCTGATCATACCATCAAAACTGACTGGACAACAAATCAGGCAGATATTCCGCTGTTTGAGGTTACATTTACAGCTGGGGATACTGAAAAACCAGTACTTCGTAAAAATGGAAACTATGCTCCCAGTCAATTGCTGGTTACCATTATCAAAGATGAAAACTGGACGAGAGCTGATGGAGATAATCATACCACCAGAGAATATAAAAACAAGCAGGGACAGATAGTTCTAAAAAGAACCTATACTGCATCAGAAGCACATGATACTTATTATGTATATGATAGATTTGGTAATTTAAGTTTTGTACTACCCCCCAAGGTAGATGTTAGTGACGGGGTGTCTGCTACAGAGCTTGCAGAACTGTGTTATCAATATACCTACGATTATCGCAACCGGCTGATTACAAAGAAAATTCCCGGAAAAGGATGGGAGTATATTGTCTATGACAATCTGGACCGACCGGTATTGACACAGGACAGTTTGCTCAGAGCGGCGAATAGATGGTTGTTTACCAAATACGATGTTTTTGATCGAGTGGTCTATACCGGTAGCTATACTGCCCCACAGGATCAGACAGTAACACAGTTACGCAGGCTCTTTAAAGATAAAACCACACAGCAAAACTACGAGCGAAAAACACCCCGTGTCAGTGTGGATCAGGAAAACTATTATTCCAATGACAATTTTCCTACCACTGGACTGGAACTGTTGACCATTCAGTATTACGATACCTATCAGGGATTCACCAATACCCACTTAGTAACGACTTATGGAGTAGAGAGTACGACAAAAACAAAATCCTTAGCCACAGCCAGTAAGGTAAAAGTACTGGATACAGACGCCTGGATTACCACCATTACGTACTATGATGATAAAGCCAGACCTATCTATGTCAAAACGGTAAACCCATATCTGAATACCATTGATATTATGGAGTATGAATTGGATTTTACAGGCAAGGTACTGCGTTTGAAAACTACACATACCAAAGGGAATAATACACCCATTGTAACAACGGATGTCTTTACCTATGATCATATGGGACGTTTGCTTACCCAACAACAAAGCATTGGAACATATACAGAAACCATTGCCAGTAATACCTATGATGAGTTAGGGCAACTCATCGCTAAAAAGGTAGGGAACGAATTACAAACAGTAGATTACAGCTATAATGTACGGGGATGGCTTACCGGGATTAATGATGTCAACAATCTGGGATCAGATCTGTTTGCCTTTGGGATTAATTATAACAGGGTGACCGAAAATGCTTCCAGAGCTGATGGGTTATACAATGGAAATATCAGCGAGACGCTCTGGAAAACTGCCAGTGACAACACCAAACGTTCCTATTCCTATCAGTATGATGATTTAAACCGGATCACTGCCGGATATGCCAATATAGGAAGTTATAACCTATTAGGAGTTACCTATGATAAGAATGGGAATATCCAGACCCTTACCAGAAACGGGCATACCAATGCAGCAGCCACTGCCTTTGGAGCAATGGATAAATTAGTGTATTCTTATAATGGAGGAAACAAATTACTAAAGGTAACGGATAGCGGAAATAAAATTTTTGGGTTTACAGATGGGACCAATACAGAGGATGACTATACCTATGACGCCAATGGGAATATGACCAGGGATGGCAATAAAGGAATTACAGAGATTCAGTATAACCATTTAAATTTACCTAAACAGATAACGCTGGCAGGAAAAGGAAATATTAATTATATTTACGACGCCGCTGGTACCAAGTTAAGAAAAACGGTAACAGAGGGAGGTTCTTTAACAACGACAGATTATGCAGGGAACTACATCTATAAAAACGGAAGGTTAACATTTTTTAATCATCCGGAAGGCTATGTGGAACCTGATGGGAACAATGGATATGATTATACCTATCAGTATAAAGATCACCTGGGGAATATACGCCTGTCATATGCAGGAGTAAAAACCTATATCCAGGATGTTTTTGATCAGGGAAGTAGTGATTGGACAGGAGGTGCCTTAGAGGTAGTAGATCAAAAGTTGCATATTGATGTCAAAAACATGTATAGCGGTACCCATAAACGTATTTATGGAGATTTTACCAAGGGGCAACAATTGACCTTATCCTTTAATCTAACGATGGCTAATGAAGCAGATAAGATGCGAATTCTTATCCAGGAGTTAGATGGAAATTCAGTGAGTTTGGGATGGAAATCCTTAGGAGATGTTGGTAGTGGGACTCATAATAAAACCTATACAATCCGTAATGAAGGGGTAGCTTCTATTTTGGTGAAGATAGGATTGTCTGAGGCAAATACAGAAGTCTCTACTGTAGAATTGGATGATATTCGTTTATCGGATCGATCTGAAAATGGGATTGTGATAAAGGAAGAGAAACATTACTATCCTTTTGGGCTTGAACATCGCGGATACAACCCCTTGATTACAGGGAGAAAGCATAGCTATGGGTATAATGGGAAAGAGGAAGAAAATGAACTTGATTTTAAAACTCTTGATTATGGAGCAAGATTCTATGATCCAGCAACAGGAAGATGGTTTACACCAGATGCTCTAGCTGAGAAATACTATTCTACATCACCTTATACTTACGCCTTAGATAATCCTATAATTTATATTGACCCTGATGGAAATCAGGTAGAGATGTGTTGTGAGGAGTTACAAGGTTTTTTAGCGGGTATGGTAGATAATACTTTTGGAACCAATCTTAGAAGTAGAGGAAATACCCAAGCATTTAGAAATGGAGTTAATACTGCTAATGGTACATCTGCTGCAATTTCTGTTATTTTACTTGTAGATGGTACTGCAAATGCAGCAGCAGGAACAGCAGGTTTAGTAGCTTCTGGTGCGGCAACAGTGGCTACAGCAGGTAGTGGATCAATTGCAACAGGACCAGCAGCAGCAGCTAGTGGTACATTATTAGCAAAAGGATTAACAGAAATAGGTATTGGTACTATTATGGCTAATAATGTTAAGAACAATATGGAAGCTGATGCTAACAGTAGTTCTTCTTCTAGTAATCGTCCTTCAAGAAACAAACCTAAACAAGAAGGAAAGCCTAATAGTAGTGAAATACAAGCTAGAGATTCAGATGGAAATGTTACCAAGTATAGTACTTATGATGAAAATGGTAAACTAGTTAAGGAATATAGAGGTACAGGTAAAGATCATGGAGATATACCACGTCCTAATGTTAAAGAACCTAGTTATAATATAAACCCTAAAACGGGAGAAAAATTCCAGAACGGATATAAAGTAAGAAAAGCAACATCTAATGAAATACCAGGTTATAATGGAGAATAA